The following are encoded in a window of Marinitoga sp. 1197 genomic DNA:
- the mutL gene encoding DNA mismatch repair endonuclease MutL, whose translation MVDDLMAIVKLSESVIMKIAAGEVVTGTFAVVKELFENAIDAHADKITVEIKDGGKTYIRITDNGIGMSEEEMLLAVQPHTTSKITDVEDLYNIHTYGFRGEALAAISRVSRMKITSKRKNDDIATSVEFVSGEPINSKKIAASDGTTIEVRDLFFNLPARRKFLKSSAVESRMVTEIIEKFILASKVSVDYIKDNRVVYSVSKDISLIEKINTIFPETSKEDFFEINIEEKWFKIKGYISHPRVTRNNRTAQIFFINNRYIRSGDLFAVFESGYGEMLESRRHPYGIIFFEIDPKEVDVNVHPQKLEVKISESRIIYNRFKKIIRETLIKETRFKMSIDIEKSKIKQNTTDYISLERDLDRKINNNNSFIKENSDNQIPTISEKEEKYNTFLIKKKKDNRIKLHIQNEKKVNNFKEKNTLKNLINSNIINNIKPIESKKEKTPNIDYYKIIGVVASRYIILELKDSIHFVDFHAAHERVLYEDLKKEFFENGNITTQMIMLPIELNLDAVRKDILEEHIEKLRKLGFEITKNGDEYFIMGFPSNLRINDPQATIIEILDELRLEGIESLDKVFDHAIATMACRAAVKTGDDPVGLEKLVSKIIEYNILTCPHGRPISMELSFKKLDEFFERS comes from the coding sequence GTGGTAGATGATTTAATGGCTATTGTTAAATTATCAGAATCGGTAATAATGAAAATCGCTGCTGGTGAAGTAGTTACCGGAACTTTTGCTGTTGTAAAAGAACTATTTGAAAACGCCATTGATGCCCATGCTGATAAAATTACTGTTGAAATAAAAGATGGTGGAAAAACATATATTAGAATTACAGACAATGGTATAGGCATGTCTGAAGAGGAAATGTTACTGGCTGTTCAACCACATACAACAAGTAAAATAACTGATGTTGAAGATTTATATAACATTCATACATACGGATTTAGAGGCGAAGCCCTTGCAGCAATATCAAGGGTGTCAAGAATGAAAATAACCTCTAAAAGAAAAAATGATGATATAGCTACAAGTGTTGAATTTGTGAGTGGTGAACCTATCAACTCTAAAAAAATAGCAGCTTCTGATGGTACAACAATAGAAGTGAGAGATTTATTTTTCAATTTACCCGCAAGAAGAAAATTTTTAAAATCTTCTGCCGTTGAAAGTAGGATGGTTACTGAAATTATTGAAAAATTCATACTGGCATCTAAAGTTAGTGTTGATTATATAAAAGATAATAGAGTAGTATATTCTGTATCAAAAGATATCTCTTTAATTGAGAAAATAAATACCATATTTCCAGAAACAAGCAAAGAAGATTTCTTTGAAATAAATATTGAAGAAAAATGGTTTAAAATTAAAGGTTATATATCACATCCAAGAGTAACAAGAAATAATAGAACTGCACAGATATTTTTTATAAATAACAGATATATAAGATCGGGTGATTTATTTGCGGTTTTTGAATCTGGTTATGGTGAAATGCTTGAATCAAGACGTCATCCATATGGAATTATATTTTTTGAAATTGATCCAAAAGAGGTGGATGTTAACGTTCATCCTCAAAAACTTGAGGTAAAAATTTCTGAGTCAAGAATTATTTATAATAGATTTAAAAAAATTATACGTGAGACACTTATTAAAGAAACAAGATTTAAAATGTCTATTGATATTGAAAAAAGTAAAATTAAGCAAAATACTACCGATTATATAAGTTTAGAACGAGATTTGGATAGAAAAATAAATAACAATAATTCTTTTATTAAAGAAAATTCAGATAATCAAATTCCAACAATATCAGAAAAAGAAGAAAAATATAATACATTTTTAATTAAAAAGAAAAAAGATAATAGAATAAAATTGCATATTCAAAATGAAAAAAAGGTTAATAATTTCAAAGAAAAAAATACACTAAAAAATCTTATTAATAGTAATATCATAAATAATATAAAACCGATTGAATCAAAAAAAGAAAAAACACCGAACATAGACTACTATAAAATAATAGGCGTTGTTGCCAGTAGATATATAATCCTGGAGTTAAAGGATTCAATACATTTTGTAGATTTTCATGCTGCGCATGAAAGGGTGTTATATGAAGATTTAAAAAAGGAATTTTTTGAAAATGGAAATATAACAACACAGATGATAATGTTACCAATCGAACTAAATCTTGATGCAGTTAGAAAAGATATTTTGGAAGAACATATTGAAAAATTAAGAAAATTGGGATTTGAAATAACAAAAAATGGCGATGAATACTTTATTATGGGATTTCCATCCAATTTAAGAATAAATGATCCTCAAGCAACGATAATTGAAATACTTGATGAGTTACGACTTGAAGGTATAGAATCTTTAGACAAGGTATTTGACCATGCAATAGCCACAATGGCATGCAGAGCAGCGGTAAAAACCGGTGATGACCCTGTAGGGCTTGAAAAATTAGTTTCAAAAATTATAGAATATA
- the rlmB gene encoding 23S rRNA (guanosine(2251)-2'-O)-methyltransferase RlmB gives MYVYGRNVLKEIINAHYPVKNIYFTNSKKTDKTFKELIELTKKHKYSFSFAPDNVLQKMVNVSKHQGVVIDIGKEFKYVDETILNNLRENATIVILDQIQDPHNFGAIIRSSLAADADLIVIPKDNSVEVTSTVIKVSVGLAFRIPILKVTNISRFIETIKKHGFWVYGADMSHNIYYETNLTGNVAIVMGNEGSGIREKIKSKCDALISIPMANNVESLNVAVSAGILLFEIFKQKGGR, from the coding sequence ATGTATGTATATGGCAGAAATGTATTAAAAGAAATTATAAATGCACATTATCCTGTAAAAAATATTTATTTTACCAATAGTAAAAAAACAGATAAAACATTTAAAGAATTAATTGAGTTGACCAAAAAACATAAATATTCATTCTCTTTTGCACCTGATAATGTTCTACAAAAAATGGTTAATGTTTCAAAACATCAAGGTGTTGTAATAGATATTGGAAAAGAATTTAAATATGTTGATGAAACTATTCTGAATAATTTAAGAGAAAATGCTACAATTGTAATCTTGGATCAAATTCAGGATCCTCATAATTTCGGCGCCATTATTAGATCTTCTCTCGCTGCTGATGCTGATTTAATAGTTATTCCTAAGGATAACTCCGTTGAAGTAACCTCAACTGTTATTAAAGTTTCAGTAGGGTTGGCTTTTAGAATTCCTATTTTAAAAGTAACTAATATTTCAAGATTTATTGAGACTATTAAAAAACATGGGTTTTGGGTATATGGTGCTGACATGAGTCATAATATATACTATGAAACAAATTTAACTGGAAATGTTGCTATTGTAATGGGAAATGAAGGAAGTGGTATTAGAGAAAAGATTAAATCAAAATGTGACGCTTTAATTTCTATTCCAATGGCAAATAATGTCGAATCTTTAAATGTTGCCGTAAGTGCTGGAATATTATTATTTGAAATTTTCAAACAAAAAGGTGGTAGATGA
- a CDS encoding Mini-ribonuclease 3 — protein sequence MSEFNNLGKLFESKIKDLREVPIDTFAYIGDAVINLYFINYIIDTGRKKAGKLHNESKNYVSAKAQAKIVDNILNSFNEEEKNIYKRGLNSKGAKKRGNDLEYRKATAFETVVGYLFLKKDYTRLNEILESAKNELGERK from the coding sequence ATGAGTGAATTTAATAATTTAGGTAAGTTATTCGAAAGTAAGATTAAAGATTTAAGAGAGGTGCCTATAGATACCTTTGCATATATTGGCGATGCTGTAATTAATTTATATTTTATAAATTATATTATAGATACTGGTAGAAAAAAAGCAGGTAAGTTACATAATGAAAGTAAAAATTATGTTAGTGCAAAAGCACAAGCTAAAATAGTTGATAATATTTTAAATTCTTTCAACGAAGAAGAAAAAAATATATATAAAAGAGGACTTAATTCAAAAGGCGCTAAAAAGCGTGGAAATGATTTAGAATATAGAAAAGCAACTGCATTTGAAACTGTTGTTGGATATCTGTTTTTAAAAAAAGATTATACAAGATTAAATGAAATTTTAGAAAGTGCTAAAAATGAATTAGGGGAGAGAAAATAA
- a CDS encoding response regulator, translating into MSKILIIEDNINIRNVLKKYLKELGHEIVGEFEDIFGIVNKCRKLKPDIITLDLYLKNTDGINAIKLLKEQFPNLKIIVISVSNKKPEIFKALNYGADYFIIKPVDKEKLKKAFEKIQISQSKISKIRRLYKREEENILDVKNFNSTLTIYIKKPLNGKTIEKINKVVDGLLIIKPLKIVFSYFDENESVGKIEKSLNDIIIKIRNHGGIVEIEK; encoded by the coding sequence TTGAAGATAATATAAATATTAGAAATGTTTTAAAAAAGTATTTAAAAGAATTAGGACATGAAATTGTTGGAGAATTTGAGGATATATTCGGTATTGTTAACAAATGCCGAAAATTAAAACCAGATATTATAACCCTGGATTTATACTTAAAAAATACCGATGGAATAAACGCTATAAAACTTTTAAAAGAACAATTCCCTAATTTAAAAATAATTGTTATAAGCGTTTCTAATAAAAAACCAGAAATATTCAAAGCATTAAACTATGGGGCTGACTATTTTATAATTAAACCAGTAGATAAAGAAAAATTAAAGAAAGCATTCGAGAAAATTCAAATATCTCAAAGTAAAATTTCTAAAATTAGGAGATTATATAAAAGAGAAGAGGAAAATATTTTAGATGTAAAAAATTTTAATAGTACTCTAACAATTTATATAAAAAAACCATTAAATGGCAAAACCATAGAAAAAATTAATAAAGTTGTAGATGGATTATTAATAATTAAACCTTTAAAAATTGTATTTAGCTATTTTGATGAAAATGAAAGTGTAGGAAAAATAGAGAAATCATTAAATGATATTATAATAAAAATTAGAAATCATGGTGGAATTGTAGAAATTGAAAAATAG